From Haloarcula sp. CBA1127, a single genomic window includes:
- a CDS encoding DNA-directed DNA polymerase II small subunit: MPLETPARIVSELASRGYNAEREAVTRIADTRDPSATLERALETLPDEALKLTTDHVESVVEAIESGDGTSNTEPDHGNEMTGAPAQSHPSVSTGNDETTSTEPGAPVPPETGGSRDVDTSLRAIDVANDMTGQSTGTGEYSDFVAVFRDRYEKLAGKLRGRVNHRPTDAIENMGGGSDAALIGMVSDIRSTASGHWLVELEDTNGTFPCLVMKDRPIADLVQQLLMDEVIAVEGTLADDAGILFVDSLYFPDVPRTHSPSTADRHVQAALISDVHVGSQEFMEDAWHRFTDWLHTPEAEHVEYLLIAGDMVEGVGIYPEQDKELDIIDIYDQYRAFSEYLKEVPADMEIRMIPGNHDAVRLAEPQPGFDEELRDIMSAHDAQVHSNPSLVTVEGVTVLMYHGVSLDEVIAELPEEEASYEEPHKAMYQLLKKRHVAPQYGGHTRLAPEDRDYLVMEEVPDVFHTGHVHKLGWGEYHNVVALNSGCWQAQTEFQKSVNIDPDAGFAPILDLDTLDMTVRKFS; the protein is encoded by the coding sequence GTGCCTCTGGAGACGCCGGCACGCATCGTCAGCGAACTCGCGAGCCGCGGCTATAACGCGGAACGCGAGGCAGTGACTCGGATCGCCGACACCCGAGATCCGTCGGCGACGCTGGAACGCGCACTCGAAACGCTCCCCGATGAAGCACTGAAGCTGACGACCGACCATGTCGAATCTGTGGTTGAAGCGATAGAAAGCGGCGACGGAACGTCGAATACCGAGCCAGACCACGGAAATGAAATGACCGGCGCTCCGGCCCAGTCACACCCCTCCGTTTCAACTGGAAATGACGAAACCACGTCGACCGAACCGGGTGCCCCAGTTCCACCTGAAACGGGGGGGTCACGGGACGTGGACACATCCCTTCGAGCTATCGACGTTGCGAACGACATGACCGGCCAGTCAACTGGGACCGGCGAATACTCGGACTTCGTCGCGGTGTTCCGGGACCGCTACGAGAAACTGGCGGGCAAACTGCGCGGCAGAGTGAACCACCGACCGACCGACGCCATCGAGAACATGGGCGGTGGCAGCGACGCGGCGCTGATCGGCATGGTCTCTGACATCCGCTCGACCGCCAGCGGTCATTGGCTGGTCGAACTGGAAGACACGAACGGGACATTCCCCTGCCTGGTCATGAAAGACCGCCCTATCGCCGACCTCGTCCAGCAGTTGCTCATGGACGAGGTTATCGCCGTCGAGGGGACGCTGGCCGACGACGCTGGCATCCTGTTCGTCGACTCGCTGTACTTCCCGGACGTGCCCCGAACGCACAGCCCCTCGACCGCCGACCGCCACGTTCAGGCGGCGCTCATCTCCGATGTCCACGTCGGCAGTCAGGAGTTCATGGAGGACGCCTGGCACCGCTTCACCGACTGGCTCCACACGCCGGAGGCCGAGCACGTCGAATACCTGCTCATCGCCGGCGACATGGTCGAAGGTGTCGGCATCTATCCCGAGCAGGACAAGGAACTGGACATCATCGATATCTACGACCAGTACCGCGCGTTCTCGGAGTACCTCAAGGAAGTCCCGGCTGACATGGAAATCCGGATGATCCCGGGCAACCACGACGCCGTTCGGCTGGCCGAACCCCAGCCCGGCTTCGACGAGGAACTCCGGGATATCATGAGTGCCCACGACGCCCAGGTCCATTCAAACCCCTCGCTGGTCACTGTTGAGGGCGTCACGGTGCTGATGTACCACGGCGTCTCGCTCGACGAAGTCATCGCCGAACTCCCGGAAGAGGAGGCCAGCTACGAGGAGCCACACAAGGCGATGTACCAGCTCTTGAAGAAGCGCCACGTTGCGCCGCAGTACGGCGGCCACACCCGACTCGCTCCCGAGGACCGCGATTATCTGGTCATGGAAGAGGTGCCCGACGTGTTCCACACCGGCCACGTCCACAAACTCGGCTGGGGCGAGTATCACAACGTCGTTGCCCTGAACTCCGGCTGCTGGCAGGCCCAGACTGAATTCCAGAAAAGTGTCAACATCGACCCTGACGCCGGTTTCGCGCCGATTTTGGACCTTGATACGCTGGATATGACGGTCCGGAAGTTCAGCTAA
- a CDS encoding S26 family signal peptidase: protein MGRDGSTSSTPSGGTDESVDASPTFRFGLYVRDIGTSVGAVLLVGGFLFAVSGVWPPLVAIESGSMEPHIDTGDMVFVMDAERFSGQEARHGVVTAAAGTETGYQTFQQPGDVIVFEPNGNEQRTPIIHRSMLWVSAGENWYDRANREYIGSADSCDELRNCPAPHAGFITKGDNKVTNSRYDQVTGASTVVRPEWVIGTGTFRIPRLGYVRVQPSQLWHTSVSIPVGGASAPTAA, encoded by the coding sequence ATGGGCCGGGACGGATCGACCAGCAGCACGCCTTCAGGCGGGACAGACGAGTCTGTGGACGCCAGCCCTACGTTTCGTTTCGGCCTGTACGTCCGTGACATCGGGACGAGTGTCGGAGCGGTCCTGCTTGTGGGCGGGTTCCTGTTCGCTGTCAGTGGGGTGTGGCCGCCGCTCGTCGCCATCGAAAGCGGGAGCATGGAGCCACACATCGACACCGGCGATATGGTGTTTGTCATGGACGCAGAACGCTTCTCGGGGCAAGAGGCCCGTCACGGCGTTGTAACGGCAGCGGCCGGGACAGAGACCGGATATCAGACCTTTCAACAGCCCGGTGACGTCATCGTCTTCGAGCCCAACGGTAACGAGCAACGAACGCCGATCATCCACCGGTCAATGCTGTGGGTCAGTGCCGGCGAGAACTGGTACGACCGCGCGAACCGGGAGTACATCGGGAGCGCGGACAGTTGCGACGAGCTTCGGAACTGTCCAGCGCCGCATGCTGGGTTTATCACGAAGGGTGACAACAAAGTAACCAACAGTAGATACGATCAGGTCACCGGGGCGAGTACTGTTGTCCGCCCGGAGTGGGTCATTGGAACCGGGACCTTCCGAATCCCACGTCTTGGGTACGTTCGGGTCCAGCCGTCCCAGCTATGGCACACGTCGGTGTCGATACCGGTCGGAGGAGCTTCAGCACCGACGGCAGCCTGA
- a CDS encoding S26 family signal peptidase, whose amino-acid sequence MMYVADIVSSAGSVLLVGVLLFAVSGVWPPLVAIESPSMDPHIKEGDLVFVMEEERFSGPDDHGGVVTAANDDSYRTFQRPGDVIVYEPDGNSRQTPIIHRAMLWVEEDENWYNRANKDYIGSADSCDDLSSCPADHAGFITKGDNNGRYDQVGSSPISEPVKPGWVVGTAEIRVPLLGQVRLQWNKAGATDVVTDEAGPTVTNETGPTAVNGTAAG is encoded by the coding sequence ATGATGTACGTGGCCGATATCGTCAGTAGCGCCGGCTCAGTCCTGCTCGTCGGGGTGTTGCTGTTCGCAGTCAGCGGTGTGTGGCCTCCGCTCGTCGCTATCGAAAGCCCGAGCATGGACCCCCATATCAAAGAAGGCGACCTCGTGTTCGTGATGGAAGAAGAGCGGTTCTCCGGCCCGGACGATCACGGGGGCGTCGTCACCGCAGCGAACGACGATAGCTATCGGACGTTCCAGCGTCCAGGCGACGTTATCGTATACGAACCCGACGGTAACAGTCGGCAAACGCCGATCATCCACCGAGCGATGTTGTGGGTCGAGGAAGATGAGAACTGGTACAACCGCGCGAACAAGGACTACATCGGTAGTGCGGACAGCTGTGACGACCTCAGCTCCTGTCCGGCCGACCACGCCGGCTTCATCACCAAGGGCGACAACAACGGTCGGTACGACCAGGTCGGCTCCAGCCCCATCAGCGAACCAGTTAAGCCCGGGTGGGTCGTCGGAACTGCGGAGATACGGGTTCCGTTGCTGGGCCAGGTTCGACTCCAGTGGAACAAAGCCGGAGCGACTGATGTAGTAACGGACGAGGCGGGGCCGACGGTGACGAACGAGACAGGACCCACAGCGGTGAACGGAACCGCGGCCGGGTAG